Below is a genomic region from Agelaius phoeniceus isolate bAgePho1 chromosome 11, bAgePho1.hap1, whole genome shotgun sequence.
CTCGGGGCTTTGCCCGCACCCCCCGGGCGCTCTCTGCCCCGGGAGGGGACTCGGATCGGGGTCTGCTTTGGGGGGTGCGGGCAGATCGGCCCCTGCCTGCACCCCCTCCTGCCGGCCCCCCTTTCTGACTCTGTTCTCCCGCCGCCCCCAGGTCCTGTCGGGCAGGATGCGCGGGGGCTCCGCGGCGGCGGTGGCTGTTCCCTGGCTAGCCCTGCTGGCCTTGGCCCGGCAGCCCCCCGAGAAGCCGTCGGCCGCCCCCCATCTCACCCGCCGGCCCTTCCTGGTGGCCTGGAATGTGCCCACCCAGGACTGCAAGCCCCGCTTCCAGGTGTCGTTCGACTTTAGCATCTTCGACCTGGACGCCTCCCCCAACGAGGGCTTCGTGGGGCAGAACCTCACCATCTTCTACAAGGAACGCCTGGGACTCTACCCCTACTACACCCGTCAAGGTGTGGCCGTCAATGGTGGTGTCCCCCAAAACAGCAGCCTGTCCGAGCACCTCGCCCGCCTCCAGGAGGGCATCGAGAAGTACATCCGCTCATCCACCAAAGAAGGGCTGGCCGTCATCGACTGGGAGGAGTGGCGGCCTGTCTGGGCTCGCAACTGGAAGCCCAAGGATATCTACCGGGAGGCGTCCCAGGGACTGGTGATACAGCGTCATCCCACCTGGCCCCCTGAGAAGGTGAACAAGCAGGCAGCGTTTGAGTTCGAGTCGGCTGCCCAGGAGTTCATGGTCAAAACCTTGCGCAAGGCCAAGAGCTTCCGACCCAAACAGCTCTGGGGGTTCTACCTCTTCCCTGATTGCTACAACCACGACTACAGCAAGAACAAGGAGAGCTACACCGGGCAGTGCCCAGATGTGGAGAAGTCTCGCAACGACCAGCTGAAGTGGCTCTGGAAGGAGAGCATGGCGCTCTACCCCTCCATCTACCTCGACCCGCTCCTGGACTCCACTCCAAACAGCCGCAAGTTTGTGCGGGCGCGGGTGATGGAGGCCATGCGCATCTCGCAGAAGCACCACGATGATTACTCCCTGCCTGTCTTTGTCTACACCCGGCCCACCTACGTCCGCAAGCTGAATGTGCTCAGCCAGGTAGGGCTGCACCACTGGGACATCCTCATTCCAAGCCCTGT
It encodes:
- the HYAL2 gene encoding hyaluronidase-2 isoform X1, whose translation is MVLSGRMRGGSAAAVAVPWLALLALARQPPEKPSAAPHLTRRPFLVAWNVPTQDCKPRFQVSFDFSIFDLDASPNEGFVGQNLTIFYKERLGLYPYYTRQGVAVNGGVPQNSSLSEHLARLQEGIEKYIRSSTKEGLAVIDWEEWRPVWARNWKPKDIYREASQGLVIQRHPTWPPEKVNKQAAFEFESAAQEFMVKTLRKAKSFRPKQLWGFYLFPDCYNHDYSKNKESYTGQCPDVEKSRNDQLKWLWKESMALYPSIYLDPLLDSTPNSRKFVRARVMEAMRISQKHHDDYSLPVFVYTRPTYVRKLNVLSQADLISTIGESAALGAAGAILWGDAVDTRNRELCQLMKNYLEGDLGRYVVNVTTAAELCSTTLCQGRGRCLRQDSHADVFLHLNSSNFQLRRRDADHPERPLFWAEGQLSSADILFLRTHFHCHCYQGWQGSGCQTRAGPRSHAPGPLAPLGLGVLLLLASWCYSPLD
- the HYAL2 gene encoding hyaluronidase-2 isoform X2, whose amino-acid sequence is MRGGSAAAVAVPWLALLALARQPPEKPSAAPHLTRRPFLVAWNVPTQDCKPRFQVSFDFSIFDLDASPNEGFVGQNLTIFYKERLGLYPYYTRQGVAVNGGVPQNSSLSEHLARLQEGIEKYIRSSTKEGLAVIDWEEWRPVWARNWKPKDIYREASQGLVIQRHPTWPPEKVNKQAAFEFESAAQEFMVKTLRKAKSFRPKQLWGFYLFPDCYNHDYSKNKESYTGQCPDVEKSRNDQLKWLWKESMALYPSIYLDPLLDSTPNSRKFVRARVMEAMRISQKHHDDYSLPVFVYTRPTYVRKLNVLSQADLISTIGESAALGAAGAILWGDAVDTRNRELCQLMKNYLEGDLGRYVVNVTTAAELCSTTLCQGRGRCLRQDSHADVFLHLNSSNFQLRRRDADHPERPLFWAEGQLSSADILFLRTHFHCHCYQGWQGSGCQTRAGPRSHAPGPLAPLGLGVLLLLASWCYSPLD